From the genome of bacterium, one region includes:
- a CDS encoding GNAT family N-acetyltransferase — protein sequence MSEIVDLRDAPELLEGYVALRNRHAELLLTEPVTAEETRRWLAESPVQVRLLREGGRVLGAAVLYPQRGAEVAVFVDEPGHGTGPALLLAIEEASRGLGATEIRAVVRYDNLRARRAFLKAGFEDAGGFTRLYRGAEVTLNAYRKTLGAPPAPGGAVHTEEAYGLRPEAAAFPMMCVIAFVYVCNARCPSCPYTNSDIRASYRDMPLMKPETFRIIADQCGPHGAWIRVSGGGEPLLHPDALELFEYATRAGAKVGLITNGSRLDAEAARRLLEAGVDMVEFSVDAADPETYGRVRPGLDWATLLANVERLVAERDRLRAPTKIIASGVNQVGVDIDAVARFWERRVDIFQRRKFLTWGINDPSRSADPAPYLPPEQRVPCPFIFERLNIDSRGTVMVCGFDIAGRTDLGNVHKAPIAEIWHGEGFERYRRLHLQRRGHEIELCRDCPDWQYRSWRHNYWKIVRTAEERRRGKADALGLQDIEGSPAEAPPEK from the coding sequence GTGAGCGAGATCGTCGACCTGCGGGACGCCCCCGAGCTGCTCGAGGGGTACGTGGCGCTGCGCAACCGGCACGCGGAGCTGCTGCTTACCGAGCCGGTCACCGCGGAGGAGACGCGCCGCTGGCTCGCGGAGTCGCCCGTGCAGGTGCGCCTGCTGCGCGAGGGTGGCCGCGTTCTCGGGGCGGCGGTGCTCTACCCGCAGCGTGGCGCCGAGGTCGCGGTCTTCGTCGACGAGCCGGGGCACGGGACGGGGCCGGCGCTCCTCCTGGCGATCGAGGAAGCCTCGCGCGGGCTGGGCGCGACGGAGATCCGGGCGGTGGTGCGCTATGACAACCTCCGCGCGCGGCGGGCTTTCCTCAAGGCCGGTTTCGAGGACGCAGGCGGCTTCACGCGCCTCTACCGCGGCGCCGAAGTGACCCTGAACGCCTACCGCAAGACGCTGGGGGCGCCCCCCGCGCCCGGCGGCGCCGTCCACACGGAGGAGGCCTACGGCCTGCGCCCCGAGGCCGCCGCCTTCCCGATGATGTGCGTCATCGCCTTCGTCTACGTCTGCAACGCGCGCTGCCCGAGCTGCCCCTACACCAACTCCGACATCCGCGCCTCCTATCGCGACATGCCGCTGATGAAGCCGGAGACGTTCCGGATCATCGCCGACCAGTGCGGGCCGCACGGGGCCTGGATCCGGGTCTCGGGCGGCGGCGAGCCGCTGCTGCACCCGGACGCCCTCGAGCTGTTCGAGTACGCCACACGCGCCGGCGCGAAGGTCGGCCTCATCACCAACGGCTCGCGCCTCGACGCGGAGGCGGCGCGGCGGCTGCTGGAAGCCGGCGTGGACATGGTCGAGTTCAGCGTCGACGCCGCCGACCCGGAGACCTACGGCCGCGTGCGCCCGGGCCTGGACTGGGCGACGCTGCTGGCCAACGTCGAGCGCCTCGTCGCCGAGCGCGACCGGCTGCGGGCGCCGACGAAGATCATCGCCAGCGGCGTCAACCAGGTGGGCGTCGACATCGACGCGGTGGCGCGCTTCTGGGAGCGGCGGGTCGACATCTTCCAGCGGCGCAAGTTCCTCACCTGGGGGATCAACGACCCGTCGCGCTCGGCCGATCCGGCGCCGTACCTGCCGCCGGAGCAGCGCGTACCCTGTCCCTTCATCTTCGAGCGGCTGAACATCGACTCGCGCGGGACGGTCATGGTCTGCGGCTTCGACATCGCCGGGCGCACCGACCTGGGCAACGTGCACAAGGCGCCGATCGCGGAGATCTGGCACGGCGAGGGCTTCGAGCGCTACCGGCGGCTGCACCTTCAGCGGCGCGGCCACGAGATCGAGCTGTGCCGCGACTGCCCGGACTGGCAGTACCGCTCGTGGCGGCACAACTACTGGAAGATCGTCCGCACGGCGGAGGAGCGCCGCCGCGGGAAGGCGGACGCGCTCGGCCTCCAGGACATCGAGGGCTCCCCGGCGGAAGCCCCGCCGGAGAAGTGA
- a CDS encoding WbqC family protein, which produces MRVGILQPGYLPWLGFFEQLERVDRFVIYDDVQYDKGGWRNRNRVKTAQGVRWLTVPVRVSLERPPLVADVEIDNRTDWRRKHLETLRQAYARAPFADRYLPLFEEAYTREWRLLVDLDLHFIAVIAAALGIDAAKIVRSSALGLGGWREERLLAICASLGADRFYEGAAGRDYIGVARFAAAGVRVEFQDYHHPVYPQLHGAFVSHLSAVDLLFNCGEKSRRILLGEQKGAATNA; this is translated from the coding sequence GTGCGCGTCGGCATCCTCCAGCCCGGCTACCTCCCGTGGCTCGGCTTCTTCGAGCAGCTCGAGCGCGTCGACCGCTTCGTGATCTACGACGATGTGCAGTACGACAAGGGCGGCTGGCGCAACCGCAACCGCGTCAAGACGGCGCAGGGGGTGCGCTGGCTGACGGTGCCGGTGCGCGTCTCGCTCGAGCGGCCGCCGCTCGTCGCCGACGTCGAGATCGACAACCGCACGGACTGGCGGCGCAAGCATCTCGAAACCCTGCGCCAGGCCTACGCGAGAGCGCCGTTTGCGGATCGCTACCTCCCGCTCTTCGAGGAGGCCTACACGCGCGAGTGGCGCCTGCTCGTCGACCTCGACCTGCACTTCATCGCCGTCATCGCCGCGGCGCTCGGGATCGACGCGGCGAAGATCGTGCGCTCCTCCGCGCTCGGCCTCGGCGGCTGGCGCGAGGAGCGCCTGCTCGCCATCTGCGCCAGTCTCGGCGCCGACCGATTCTACGAGGGCGCCGCCGGACGGGACTACATCGGCGTCGCGCGCTTCGCGGCGGCCGGGGTGCGCGTCGAGTTCCAGGACTACCACCACCCCGTCTACCCGCAGCTGCACGGGGCGTTCGTCTCGCACCTGTCCGCGGTCGACCTGCTCTTCAACTGCGGGGAGAAGAGCCGGCGCATCCTGCTCGGGGAGCAGAAAGGAGCGGCAACCAACGCATGA
- a CDS encoding GDP-mannose 4,6-dehydratase yields the protein MNGKTVLVTGGAGFIGGTFVRHLYAAYPECRIIVLDALTYAGSIDNLPVDICAESEGRLVFWYGNVTNAELVDTLVSQADAVVHFAAETHVTRSIYDNHQFFQTDIMGTQVVTNAVLKHRATVERFVHVSTSEVYGTARASRMGEEHPLMPMSPYASAKAGADRLVYSYCATYDLPAVIVRPFNNYGPAQHLEKAVPRFITSCILGEPIRLHGNGSAARDYVHADDTCRALDAILHAPLAKVRGEVFNVASGEDRSMFSIAEDVVRIMGADRSLITFVGDRPGQVFRHTGDTAKIRAALGWSPRVDWEVGLRQTVDWYRGHRPWWEKQLWMRTVPIITARGTRELH from the coding sequence ATGAACGGCAAGACCGTCCTCGTCACCGGCGGCGCCGGCTTCATCGGCGGCACCTTCGTCCGCCACCTCTACGCGGCCTACCCGGAGTGCCGGATCATCGTGCTCGACGCGCTGACCTACGCCGGGAGCATCGACAACCTCCCGGTCGACATCTGCGCGGAGAGCGAGGGGAGGCTCGTCTTCTGGTACGGCAACGTCACGAACGCGGAGCTGGTCGACACGCTGGTCTCGCAGGCCGACGCCGTCGTGCACTTCGCGGCCGAGACCCACGTCACGCGCTCGATCTACGACAACCACCAGTTCTTCCAGACCGACATCATGGGGACGCAGGTGGTCACCAACGCCGTGCTCAAGCACCGCGCGACCGTCGAGCGCTTCGTCCACGTCTCGACCTCGGAGGTCTACGGCACCGCCCGCGCTTCGCGCATGGGCGAGGAACACCCCCTGATGCCGATGAGCCCCTACGCCTCGGCCAAGGCCGGCGCCGACCGCCTCGTCTACTCCTACTGCGCCACCTACGACCTGCCGGCGGTGATCGTGCGGCCGTTCAACAACTACGGCCCGGCGCAGCACCTCGAGAAGGCGGTGCCGCGGTTCATCACCTCCTGCATCCTCGGCGAGCCGATCCGGCTGCACGGCAACGGCAGCGCGGCGCGCGACTACGTCCATGCCGACGACACCTGCCGGGCGCTGGACGCGATCCTGCACGCGCCCCTGGCGAAGGTCCGGGGCGAGGTCTTCAACGTCGCCTCCGGCGAGGACCGCAGCATGTTCTCGATCGCGGAGGACGTGGTGCGCATCATGGGGGCGGACCGCTCGCTCATCACCTTCGTCGGCGACCGCCCGGGGCAGGTCTTCCGGCATACCGGCGACACCGCGAAGATCCGCGCAGCGCTCGGCTGGAGCCCGCGGGTCGACTGGGAGGTGGGGCTGCGGCAGACTGTCGACTGGTACCGGGGGCACCGCCCCTGGTGGGAGAAGCAGCTCTGGATGCGCACCGTGCCGATCATCACGGCGCGCGGGACGCGGGAGCTGCATTGA
- a CDS encoding lipopolysaccharide biosynthesis protein yields the protein MVTGLRRDFSWLLAQQGGTLAAGMVTGALVNRALGPEGRGVYAELQTWVGLLLALGGLSLESGIRHFANRARYGDDSRARLTTVACVSVSLSLLAALLWGLVARQWPGLLSPQAAALTAVIALLLALSMTSAHLLVLLQSLGLVRQAAWAGIVQTLLGAAAIVVAFERRAIDVEFLALWLAALQAFSLFALAGIAWSRGLGGGAFSPALAAGMFSAGLRQHAATVATFIYTRVNQLIVQHQCGAAEAGLFAVALNLATVAMVLPSTFQTVLYPRVLQADDDFEVTVRSLRLGFYGWGALVLAIALAARPLLLLYAGGQFLGALPLLRVLLVGAWFLPLSSLVAPYCIKAGAFTACSLTAVVLALLSMAANAVLVPRLLGLGAALATSATCCAGFLLALGLLWRVAGRSPLAFLRLPSPWRTAQP from the coding sequence ATGGTGACCGGTCTGCGGCGGGATTTCTCCTGGCTGCTCGCGCAGCAGGGCGGAACCCTCGCCGCCGGCATGGTCACCGGGGCCCTGGTGAACCGCGCCCTCGGCCCCGAGGGGCGGGGGGTCTACGCCGAGCTGCAGACCTGGGTCGGACTGCTCCTCGCGCTCGGCGGGCTCAGTCTCGAGTCGGGCATACGCCATTTCGCGAACCGCGCGCGCTACGGCGACGACAGCCGCGCGCGCCTGACGACGGTGGCCTGCGTGAGCGTCTCGCTGAGCCTCCTCGCCGCGCTGCTCTGGGGCCTCGTCGCCCGGCAGTGGCCGGGTCTGCTCTCGCCGCAGGCGGCAGCGCTGACGGCGGTCATCGCCCTGCTGCTCGCGCTCTCGATGACCAGCGCCCACCTGCTCGTGCTCCTCCAATCGCTGGGACTGGTGCGGCAGGCGGCTTGGGCGGGCATCGTCCAGACGCTCCTGGGCGCGGCGGCGATCGTGGTCGCCTTCGAGCGCCGCGCCATCGACGTCGAATTCCTGGCGCTCTGGCTGGCTGCCCTGCAGGCCTTCTCCCTTTTCGCCCTCGCGGGCATCGCCTGGTCCCGCGGGCTCGGGGGCGGCGCCTTCTCGCCCGCCCTGGCCGCCGGGATGTTCTCGGCCGGGCTCAGGCAGCACGCCGCCACGGTCGCCACCTTCATCTACACCCGCGTCAACCAGCTCATTGTGCAGCACCAGTGCGGCGCGGCCGAGGCCGGCCTGTTCGCGGTCGCGCTGAATCTGGCCACGGTCGCCATGGTGCTCCCCAGCACCTTTCAGACGGTGCTCTACCCCCGGGTGCTCCAGGCCGACGACGACTTCGAGGTGACGGTCCGCTCGCTGCGCCTCGGCTTCTACGGGTGGGGTGCGCTGGTGCTCGCCATCGCCCTCGCCGCCCGGCCGCTCCTGCTGCTCTACGCGGGCGGCCAGTTCCTCGGAGCGCTCCCGCTGCTGCGGGTCCTGCTCGTGGGCGCCTGGTTCCTGCCGCTCTCCTCGCTGGTTGCGCCCTACTGCATCAAGGCCGGCGCCTTCACCGCGTGCTCGCTCACCGCCGTCGTGCTCGCGCTCCTGAGCATGGCCGCGAACGCGGTCTTGGTCCCGCGACTTCTCGGGCTCGGCGCGGCGCTCGCGACCAGCGCGACCTGTTGCGCCGGCTTCCTTTTGGCGCTCGGGCTGCTCTGGCGCGTGGCCGGGCGGTCCCCCCTGGCCTTCCTGAGGCTTCCGTCCCCGTGGCGGACGGCACAGCCGTGA
- a CDS encoding class I SAM-dependent methyltransferase — MAEINRGYLDTIRGISTPDRPGGGARLRRALGRSLVALRVAGRVALLPVLLLYAALLVLALGAVARLRGRRSAPAGSLQERAAAHVGEFAAQYPLHLYPVLIKALELAFITGNLEGRVRPGSDAVVELAVGDGTLSARVFPATTGVVALDLNPYSLVQTRSCPHISRRVVADCLEPPVADGGADFLISNNLLHHVTDKGRTLANWSRLAPLALFNENTGHWASGWFRPYALRALGLSARAARAARAIEEHSLQALLPAAALDALVGASYAIEERESAFDERVFFLSAVCSTLLGCYGPPTPAPLKRILNGPLRLLAAPLTRAAARALLRHDAWCDRTRDVLVAWVVRSRTVPGGGPRGAVRLVCPDCRGGLAGSSCTKCGRVFEELDGMLFLLPERLRRQVTYVPDQRDALGREHL, encoded by the coding sequence ATGGCTGAGATCAACCGCGGCTATCTGGACACGATCAGGGGCATCTCGACGCCGGATCGGCCCGGCGGAGGCGCCCGGCTGCGGCGCGCGCTCGGTCGTTCGCTCGTGGCGCTGCGCGTCGCGGGCAGGGTGGCGCTGCTGCCCGTCCTGCTGCTCTACGCCGCTCTGCTCGTGCTCGCGCTCGGGGCCGTCGCCCGACTGCGCGGCCGCCGCAGCGCGCCCGCGGGCTCACTGCAGGAGCGTGCCGCCGCCCACGTCGGCGAGTTCGCCGCGCAGTACCCGCTGCACCTCTACCCCGTGCTGATCAAGGCCCTCGAGCTGGCGTTCATCACGGGGAACCTCGAGGGCCGGGTCCGTCCCGGCAGCGATGCCGTGGTCGAACTGGCCGTGGGCGACGGCACGCTCTCCGCGCGGGTCTTCCCCGCGACGACCGGCGTGGTCGCGCTCGACCTGAACCCCTACAGCCTGGTGCAGACGCGCTCGTGCCCGCACATCTCCCGCCGGGTCGTCGCCGACTGCCTCGAGCCCCCCGTGGCCGACGGGGGCGCGGACTTCCTGATCAGCAACAACCTGCTGCACCACGTCACCGACAAGGGCCGGACGCTTGCGAACTGGTCGCGCCTGGCCCCCCTCGCGCTGTTCAACGAGAACACCGGGCACTGGGCCAGCGGGTGGTTCAGGCCCTACGCGCTGCGGGCGCTCGGATTGTCCGCCCGCGCCGCCCGCGCCGCCCGCGCCATCGAGGAGCACAGCCTGCAGGCGCTGCTGCCGGCGGCCGCGCTGGACGCGCTGGTCGGCGCTTCGTATGCGATCGAGGAGCGGGAGTCGGCCTTCGACGAGCGCGTCTTCTTCCTCAGCGCAGTCTGCTCCACGCTGCTCGGCTGCTACGGACCGCCGACCCCGGCGCCGCTCAAGCGCATCCTCAACGGCCCGCTGCGGCTCCTCGCCGCGCCACTGACCCGGGCGGCGGCGCGGGCACTGCTGCGCCACGACGCCTGGTGCGACCGCACGCGCGACGTGCTGGTCGCCTGGGTCGTGCGCTCCCGCACGGTCCCGGGGGGCGGGCCGCGCGGCGCCGTCCGCCTGGTCTGCCCGGACTGCCGGGGCGGACTCGCCGGGAGCTCCTGCACGAAGTGCGGACGCGTCTTCGAGGAGCTCGACGGCATGCTCTTTCTCCTGCCGGAGCGGCTGCGGCGCCAGGTGACCTACGTCCCCGACCAGCGGGACGCACTCGGGCGCGAGCACCTCTAG